In Chengkuizengella sediminis, a single window of DNA contains:
- a CDS encoding YihY/virulence factor BrkB family protein: protein MKIKPFFNEMICRIQDDEVNAIAAQLTYYQILSFFPFLIFLITLLSYTTITSEDVLQEIKELLPENTDQMILNLITETVSSRSETLLSLGVIATIWTASRGVMAIIRGINKAYDEAENRHYVVVRGISILYTLYLALVLLLLFIMLVFGEVIGKRVFSFFELPLYFGTVWDWMKYLIPLIVIFFVFVFLYHSAPNRKLKYREVLPGTIFTTVGLIIVSLLFSIYVNNFGNFSKTYGSIGGVIALLIWMYLINITIILGGEINAALTNLREGRRREHCKHFGYYLILPFKQKKEK, encoded by the coding sequence ATGAAAATCAAACCATTCTTCAACGAAATGATATGCAGAATTCAAGACGATGAAGTTAATGCCATCGCTGCGCAGTTAACTTATTATCAGATTTTATCGTTTTTTCCTTTCCTCATCTTTCTCATCACATTACTTTCATACACGACTATTACAAGTGAGGATGTACTACAGGAGATTAAAGAACTTCTACCTGAGAACACAGATCAGATGATTTTAAACCTGATTACGGAGACGGTATCGAGTCGTAGTGAAACACTCTTATCTCTAGGAGTAATTGCAACAATATGGACAGCCTCTAGAGGGGTCATGGCAATTATTCGTGGAATTAATAAGGCCTATGATGAAGCGGAAAACCGTCACTATGTAGTCGTCAGAGGCATTTCCATTTTATATACGCTGTATCTGGCTTTGGTACTGTTACTTTTATTTATTATGCTTGTTTTTGGAGAAGTGATAGGTAAACGTGTGTTTAGTTTTTTTGAGCTGCCACTATATTTTGGAACAGTGTGGGATTGGATGAAATATTTGATTCCGCTCATTGTCATTTTCTTTGTTTTTGTTTTTTTGTATCATAGTGCACCAAATCGAAAATTAAAATATAGAGAGGTTCTGCCCGGAACCATTTTTACAACTGTTGGTTTAATTATAGTCTCACTTTTATTTTCCATTTACGTAAATAATTTTGGTAATTTTTCTAAAACGTACGGAAGTATTGGGGGAGTCATTGCTTTACTCATCTGGATGTATCTTATTAATATTACAATCATCCTTGGTGGCGAGATCAATGCGGCTTTAACAAATTTACGCGAAGGAAGAAGGAGAGAGCACTGCAAGCATTTTGGGTATTATTTGATTCTGCCTTTTAAGCAAAAAAAGGAGAAATAA
- a CDS encoding CpsD/CapB family tyrosine-protein kinase translates to MGGLHLRLEKRMDKSRLRSMVTYFKPKTIVSEQYRSIRTNIQFSSGKQSNRSIVVTSSIPGDGKSTTVANLSISFAQQGKRVLIVDADLRKPTLHHIFRISQVNGLTNYLAGFYPSIDEIVYDTGVDNLSIVTCGPIPGNPAELLGSQHMKDFMDEALQKFDMVLVDTSPVLAVTDAQIVSNLCDGVVLVIRSGKTDKKQVKKAKELLEQTNATVLGAVLNQKKASKKQNFYYVN, encoded by the coding sequence ATGGGGGGGTTACACTTGAGACTTGAAAAGAGAATGGATAAGAGTAGGTTGCGCAGTATGGTGACGTATTTCAAGCCTAAGACTATTGTATCTGAACAATATCGATCTATTCGGACGAATATTCAATTTAGTTCTGGTAAACAGTCCAATCGATCCATTGTTGTTACATCTTCTATTCCCGGTGATGGCAAATCTACAACCGTTGCAAATTTATCAATATCTTTTGCCCAACAAGGAAAACGTGTGTTAATTGTTGATGCGGATCTTCGTAAACCAACTTTACATCATATTTTTAGAATTTCTCAAGTAAATGGACTAACTAATTATTTAGCTGGATTTTATCCTTCAATAGATGAAATCGTTTATGATACCGGAGTAGATAATTTATCTATTGTAACGTGTGGTCCAATACCAGGTAATCCTGCTGAATTACTTGGTTCACAACATATGAAGGATTTTATGGATGAAGCACTGCAAAAATTTGATATGGTATTGGTTGATACATCTCCAGTGTTAGCAGTTACGGATGCACAAATTGTTTCTAATTTATGTGATGGTGTTGTTCTTGTTATACGGAGTGGAAAAACTGATAAAAAACAGGTGAAAAAAGCTAAGGAATTACTGGAACAAACAAATGCAACTGTTTTAGGAGCTGTATTAAACCAGAAAAAAGCGTCTAAAAAACAAAATTTTTATTATGTGAATTAA
- a CDS encoding YveK family protein has translation MEEEIDFKQILQIIIKKIWILIIITLIAILISGLISYYVLTPTYHSSTQLLVAPTNSELQPFNSNDIRFSLELINTYSVIIKSPFILEQVIDELGINYSVAYLNDLITVQTASQSQVFTIEVVNEDSEMAAKITNTIAQVFKENIVGLMNVNNVTILAEAKASSVPIKPNPTLIIALSVVASVLVSLVLIFIIEFFDNSVKTEQDIDDLGLSVLGTINKIKKIKVKETTQNNEIGNDGGVTLET, from the coding sequence ATGGAAGAAGAGATCGATTTTAAGCAAATACTTCAAATCATTATAAAAAAAATATGGATTCTCATCATTATTACTTTAATAGCTATCCTTATTAGTGGGTTGATTAGTTATTATGTTTTAACTCCTACGTATCATTCATCTACACAATTACTAGTTGCGCCTACTAATTCTGAACTTCAGCCATTTAATTCTAATGACATTCGATTTAGTTTAGAGTTAATTAATACTTACAGTGTAATCATTAAAAGTCCTTTTATATTGGAACAAGTAATAGATGAATTAGGGATAAATTACTCAGTCGCATATTTAAATGATTTAATTACTGTACAAACAGCAAGTCAGTCACAAGTATTTACAATTGAAGTAGTGAATGAAGACAGTGAAATGGCAGCAAAGATTACAAATACAATTGCACAAGTCTTTAAAGAGAATATAGTCGGATTAATGAATGTAAACAATGTAACGATATTGGCTGAAGCAAAGGCTTCAAGTGTCCCTATAAAACCGAATCCAACACTAATTATTGCTCTTTCTGTTGTTGCATCTGTTTTAGTGTCTCTTGTACTTATATTTATAATAGAGTTTTTTGATAACTCGGTTAAAACAGAACAGGACATAGATGATTTGGGATTATCTGTATTAGGTACAATCAATAAAATAAAAAAAATAAAAGTGAAGGAAACAACGCAGAATAATGAAATTGGAAATGATGGGGGGGTTACACTTGAGACTTGA
- the galU gene encoding UTP--glucose-1-phosphate uridylyltransferase GalU: MKKTVKKAIIPAAGLGTRFLPATKAMPKEMLPIVDKPTIQYIVEEAVASGIEDIIIVTGKGKRAIEDHFDNAFELEQNLLKRGKLDLLEKVQFSSNIANIHYIRQKEPKGLGHAVWSARKFIEDEPFAVLLGDDIVQADTPCLRQLMNEHEKTQASIIGVQQVHEDETERYGIIDPITQNGRLYQVRNFVEKPESGTAPSRLAIMGRYILTPQIFMFLDEQQIGTGGEIQLTDAIQKLNEIQRVFAYDFDGKRYDVGDQLGFIQTTLEFALQDESLSSSLLAFMDRLIVNKRV, encoded by the coding sequence ATGAAAAAAACTGTAAAAAAAGCAATAATTCCTGCAGCAGGTTTAGGGACGAGATTTTTACCAGCTACAAAAGCGATGCCTAAAGAAATGCTGCCTATTGTTGATAAACCAACGATCCAATATATTGTTGAAGAAGCTGTTGCTTCTGGTATTGAAGATATTATTATTGTTACAGGTAAAGGCAAACGTGCGATTGAAGATCACTTTGATAATGCATTTGAATTGGAACAGAATCTTTTAAAAAGAGGGAAGCTAGATTTACTAGAAAAAGTTCAGTTTTCCTCCAATATTGCAAATATTCATTACATTAGACAAAAAGAACCTAAAGGATTAGGTCATGCGGTTTGGAGTGCAAGAAAATTTATAGAAGATGAGCCTTTTGCTGTTTTATTAGGAGATGACATCGTACAAGCCGACACTCCTTGTTTACGTCAATTAATGAATGAGCATGAAAAAACACAGGCTTCCATAATTGGAGTGCAGCAGGTACATGAAGATGAGACGGAGCGTTATGGAATTATCGATCCAATCACACAAAATGGTCGGCTTTATCAGGTGAGAAATTTTGTTGAGAAACCTGAATCAGGTACTGCGCCTTCTAGGTTAGCAATTATGGGTAGATATATTCTTACTCCTCAAATTTTTATGTTCTTAGATGAACAACAGATTGGAACAGGTGGAGAAATACAACTTACAGATGCAATACAAAAATTAAACGAAATACAGCGTGTATTTGCATATGATTTTGATGGGAAACGTTACGATGTAGGAGATCAGTTAGGATTTATTCAAACTACATTGGAGTTTGCTCTCCAAGATGAATCGTTGAGTTCTTCACTCCTTGCTTTTATGGATCGCTTAATTGTTAATAAAAGAGTTTGA
- a CDS encoding NAD(P)/FAD-dependent oxidoreductase encodes MKKHIVVIGGGVVGASILYQLAKNGYSNSILLEKDQFASGSTFKSGGFIRIYHTDSYLTDLARDSFQTFLNFEETYGCSCGYVKTGLLNLIPDLWTEKANNVVEQLKKWGCNIEIVSNQEGKNRFPSIKWGGVGAAVYEPDGGYADPLLTTRVWIDKARSLGVLALEGVEVNKIMVDNNRVMGVDTSVGFIHADIVILATGAWSDKFIKQLGLHYSVRSKHIQIQYFKRPESASIPPAFIDNITDLYSKPEQNELQLIGYPTNEWDINPDESKAILFDEAKKVKKMAKERFDWIDQSRFSGGRLSFDGYTPNERGIIKEISNVNGLILATGWSGTGFKLSPAIGKRTIQIIKAFK; translated from the coding sequence ATGAAAAAACATATCGTTGTGATCGGTGGGGGAGTAGTAGGCGCATCCATATTATATCAGTTAGCTAAAAATGGGTATTCTAATTCAATTTTATTAGAAAAAGATCAATTTGCAAGTGGGTCAACCTTTAAATCTGGTGGGTTTATAAGGATATATCATACTGACTCTTACCTAACTGATTTAGCTAGAGATAGCTTTCAAACATTTTTAAATTTTGAAGAAACATATGGTTGCTCCTGTGGATATGTGAAAACAGGTTTATTAAACTTAATTCCTGACTTATGGACTGAGAAGGCAAATAACGTAGTAGAGCAATTAAAAAAATGGGGTTGTAATATTGAGATAGTGTCCAATCAAGAAGGCAAAAATAGATTCCCATCTATAAAATGGGGGGGTGTTGGTGCAGCAGTATATGAACCAGATGGGGGTTATGCTGATCCATTGTTAACAACAAGGGTTTGGATCGATAAGGCTAGATCCTTAGGAGTGTTGGCTTTAGAAGGTGTTGAAGTCAATAAGATTATGGTTGATAACAATAGGGTAATGGGTGTAGATACTTCAGTAGGATTTATTCACGCGGATATTGTGATATTAGCAACAGGTGCTTGGAGTGATAAGTTTATAAAACAACTTGGGTTACATTATAGTGTCCGAAGTAAACATATTCAAATTCAATATTTTAAAAGGCCTGAATCTGCTTCAATTCCACCAGCTTTTATTGACAATATAACTGACCTATATAGTAAACCAGAACAAAATGAACTTCAATTAATTGGTTATCCAACTAATGAGTGGGACATTAACCCTGACGAATCAAAAGCAATTCTATTTGATGAAGCAAAAAAAGTAAAAAAAATGGCTAAAGAACGTTTTGATTGGATTGATCAGTCAAGATTTTCTGGAGGCAGATTAAGTTTTGATGGATATACGCCAAATGAGCGAGGGATAATAAAAGAAATTTCAAATGTGAATGGTCTTATATTAGCTACTGGTTGGAGTGGCACTGGGTTTAAATTGTCGCCTGCAATAGGGAAAAGAACTATACAAATCATAAAAGCATTTAAATAA